The following proteins are co-located in the Hydrogenobacter hydrogenophilus genome:
- the metK gene encoding methionine adenosyltransferase, which translates to MGRYIKMAESPTEGHPDKLADLIADALLDEFLKKDPYSRVSLEILLISGMTFVSGHVSTESYVDIPGVVRSTIKEVGYNKPEYGFDADTSAVITSIEEQSPEIVLGISSEGAGDTATVVGYACTETPNYMPLPISLAHAISKKVSDMRKAGKAPFLRPDGKVLLTVVYEDDKPLFLKDLVVFVQHDPDVSLDNLREFVHEEVIKRVVPQDLLQKDTRIMINPSGRFVLGGPAADAGQTGRKIVSDAYGDVAYSGGSAFSGKDPTKTDRSASYLARMMAKHVVACGFAKRCMVQMAYAFGVSEVLAFDVETYGTEVIDKERIKSALLDVFPTGPKKIIDFLDLRKPIYKKTACYGHFGKEDLSWEKLTKVEDLKSRLSL; encoded by the coding sequence ATGGGAAGATACATAAAGATGGCTGAATCACCAACGGAAGGACACCCAGACAAGCTTGCGGACCTTATTGCTGATGCTCTTCTTGACGAATTTCTCAAAAAAGACCCATACAGCAGAGTGTCCTTAGAAATTCTTCTTATCTCCGGTATGACTTTTGTATCGGGGCATGTATCCACAGAAAGTTATGTGGACATTCCTGGTGTTGTAAGGAGCACCATAAAAGAAGTTGGGTACAACAAGCCCGAGTATGGTTTTGACGCAGATACATCCGCAGTGATAACTTCTATAGAAGAGCAAAGCCCTGAGATAGTGCTCGGTATATCCTCAGAAGGAGCAGGAGATACCGCTACGGTTGTAGGATACGCTTGCACCGAAACACCCAATTACATGCCTCTCCCTATAAGCTTGGCTCATGCCATTTCTAAGAAGGTATCTGATATGAGAAAGGCAGGAAAAGCACCTTTTCTCAGACCAGACGGTAAAGTTTTGCTCACTGTCGTGTATGAAGACGATAAGCCTTTGTTTTTAAAAGACCTCGTAGTGTTTGTCCAACATGACCCAGATGTATCCTTAGATAACCTCAGGGAGTTTGTACATGAAGAGGTTATCAAGAGGGTGGTACCACAGGATTTGCTACAGAAGGACACAAGGATCATGATAAATCCCTCAGGAAGGTTCGTGCTGGGTGGACCTGCTGCTGATGCAGGACAAACTGGTAGGAAAATAGTATCTGACGCTTACGGAGATGTGGCCTATTCGGGAGGAAGTGCCTTTTCAGGAAAAGACCCTACAAAAACGGACAGGTCTGCATCCTACCTTGCAAGGATGATGGCAAAGCATGTAGTCGCTTGTGGTTTTGCAAAAAGATGTATGGTTCAGATGGCTTACGCTTTTGGAGTGAGTGAAGTCTTAGCCTTTGATGTGGAGACATACGGCACGGAGGTTATAGACAAAGAGAGGATCAAGTCTGCCCTACTTGATGTGTTCCCAACAGGACCTAAGAAGATCATTGACTTCCTTGATCTACGAAAACCCATATATAAAAAGACCGCTTGCTATGGGCACTTTGGTAAGGAAGACCTATCTTGGGAAAAGCTCACAAAGGTAGAGGACCTTAAATCAAGGTTATCTTTATAA
- a CDS encoding DUF2905 domain-containing protein yields MESMGKFLALIGAVLLLMGIIMMLFEKLPLGLGKLPGDIVIKRDNFTFYFPLATSLLLSLILTLILNLLFRK; encoded by the coding sequence ATGGAGAGCATGGGTAAATTCTTAGCGCTCATTGGTGCGGTGCTTCTTCTGATGGGTATTATCATGATGCTCTTTGAAAAACTACCTTTGGGACTTGGCAAACTTCCCGGCGACATAGTCATAAAGAGAGATAACTTTACTTTCTACTTTCCTCTGGCAACTTCTCTGCTTTTGAGTCTTATCCTCACTTTAATACTTAACCTCCTTTTCAGAAAGTGA
- the trmFO gene encoding FADH(2)-oxidizing methylenetetrahydrofolate--tRNA-(uracil(54)-C(5))-methyltransferase TrmFO, translated as MERVIVIGAGLAGSEAAYRLAEEGFPVVLYEMRPKRQTPAHKTDKFAELVCSNTLGSMEITSGSGLLKAEMELLGSLTLSAGRHAYVPAGSALGVDRNIFSEYITQKLLSHPNIQVIREEVKKIPRDEVVIVATGPLTSEELSEDIKELIGQDYLFFYDAISPIVEAESVDFTKGFWGSRYGKGGEEDYFNCTLTEEEYKVFYEELLKAQKVVPKDFEKAVYFEGCMPIEELARRGFKTLLFGPMKPVGLKAPDGKTPFAVVQLRKENKEGTLLSLVGFQTQMTYSEQKRVLRLIPCLRNAVFVRLGSMHRNTFIQSNKVLTPFLDMRKMENIFFAGQITGVEGYVASAATGIVAGINAGRLLRGERLLRFPEETMIGALINYITTKEGQLEPMSPVMGLLPPLEEKVKDKALRKKLLAERSLRVLKNFLEEFSLSEKEVKY; from the coding sequence ATGGAAAGAGTTATTGTAATAGGTGCAGGTCTTGCGGGTTCGGAAGCGGCATACAGGTTAGCTGAGGAAGGCTTCCCAGTAGTTCTTTATGAAATGAGACCAAAAAGACAGACACCTGCACACAAAACGGATAAGTTTGCCGAGCTTGTGTGTAGCAACACACTTGGCAGTATGGAGATAACTTCAGGAAGTGGTCTTTTAAAAGCTGAGATGGAACTTTTGGGATCGCTTACTTTGTCTGCAGGAAGGCACGCTTATGTACCTGCAGGGAGCGCCCTTGGTGTTGACAGGAATATTTTCTCTGAATACATCACCCAGAAGCTCTTGAGCCATCCCAACATACAGGTTATAAGAGAGGAAGTCAAGAAGATACCCAGAGATGAAGTAGTCATAGTAGCAACGGGACCTCTTACCTCCGAGGAGCTCTCAGAAGACATAAAAGAGCTAATAGGACAAGACTATCTATTCTTTTACGATGCCATATCTCCCATAGTGGAAGCAGAAAGTGTGGATTTTACAAAAGGCTTTTGGGGCTCGCGCTACGGCAAAGGTGGAGAGGAGGATTACTTTAACTGCACGCTTACAGAGGAGGAATATAAAGTTTTTTACGAAGAGCTTCTTAAAGCTCAAAAGGTAGTGCCAAAAGATTTTGAAAAGGCTGTGTATTTTGAAGGATGTATGCCTATAGAGGAACTCGCAAGAAGGGGTTTCAAGACTTTGCTTTTTGGTCCCATGAAGCCGGTGGGTTTGAAAGCTCCTGATGGCAAAACTCCTTTTGCGGTGGTGCAACTCAGAAAAGAAAACAAAGAAGGCACTCTCCTGTCTTTGGTAGGCTTTCAAACCCAGATGACTTATTCGGAGCAGAAGAGAGTATTGAGGCTAATACCGTGTCTTAGAAATGCTGTTTTTGTAAGGCTTGGCTCTATGCACAGAAACACATTCATACAGTCCAACAAGGTTTTAACACCTTTTTTAGATATGAGGAAAATGGAGAACATATTCTTTGCGGGTCAGATAACAGGCGTTGAAGGTTATGTTGCTTCTGCAGCGACGGGTATAGTTGCAGGTATAAACGCAGGAAGGCTCTTAAGAGGAGAAAGGCTTTTGCGTTTTCCTGAGGAGACTATGATAGGTGCTCTCATAAACTATATAACGACCAAGGAAGGACAGCTTGAGCCCATGTCTCCGGTTATGGGACTTTTGCCACCTCTTGAGGAAAAGGTGAAGGATAAAGCTCTTAGAAAAAAGCTTTTAGCAGAACGCTCCTTGAGGGTTTTGAAGAACTTTTTGGAAGAGTTTTCACTTTCTGAAAAGGAGGTTAAGTATTAA